Proteins encoded by one window of Methanofollis sp.:
- a CDS encoding flavodoxin domain-containing protein, with translation MIEETMNTKILVAYASRYGSTREIAESVSRTLEKAGYTVDCRNVMDVSDISPYAAVVAGSPIYMGKWLVEAVDFVKRFCIELNEKPLAIFAVGYSMKDETDMIRKSASASMSEVRIYVRPQVEGLFAGRFDPEGMSRADLDMMKMAGAVPGDARDWSQVARWAEALPSVLFTLKE, from the coding sequence ATGATAGAGGAGACCATGAACACGAAGATCCTTGTAGCCTATGCGAGCCGGTACGGCTCGACCAGGGAGATCGCCGAATCGGTGTCACGGACACTCGAAAAGGCAGGCTATACCGTCGACTGCAGGAATGTTATGGACGTCTCGGACATCTCCCCCTATGCGGCGGTCGTCGCGGGGAGCCCGATCTATATGGGCAAATGGCTCGTCGAGGCGGTGGACTTTGTCAAGAGGTTCTGTATCGAACTGAACGAGAAACCGCTCGCCATCTTCGCCGTCGGCTATTCGATGAAAGACGAGACAGACATGATCAGGAAGTCGGCGTCGGCATCGATGAGCGAGGTCAGGATCTATGTCAGGCCGCAGGTCGAAGGCCTCTTCGCCGGCAGGTTCGACCCCGAGGGGATGAGCAGGGCAGACCTCGACATGATGAAGATGGCAGGCGCCGTGCCCGGCGACGCACGGGACTGGAGTCAGGTCGCCCGCTGGGCAGAGGCCCTGCCGTCCGTCCTCTTCACTCTCAAGGAGTGA